The following are encoded in a window of Colletotrichum lupini chromosome 3, complete sequence genomic DNA:
- a CDS encoding IBR domain-containing protein, whose translation MAFRFAARRLALTRSAVPARAFHSTPAAFVKVGDAVPEVDLVENSPGNKVNLAEEFGKVTNGLIIGVPAAFSPACSASHIPSYINHPKLKEAGPVFVVSVNDPFVMKAWGDQLDPAAQTGIRFLGDPSGEFTRAFDVDFDSKAIFGNDRSKRYTLVIENGKVKEAHVEPDNIGTAGDTLEGGGGAQGSSRQGPNFGTIPPTTRKRKAAEATISSNNQDTATKKRIASAAGQDAPPTPVTTASNGMGSEEDFMSAPSSDDEIMQDDSGEDMSGPDDFDEDDFEDEPEDLGMIKDSDNKKKVAYDISFKVYEPKDIQRQQDDMIDEVNMILNIRKEDVAILLRHFRWNKERLIEDYMDAPNKVLEAAGLGSNVAGPPKLEAIPGFMCDICCEDEEGLQTFSLKCGHRYCVDCYRQYLTQKIREEGEAARIQCPAEGCGRIIDSKSLDLLVAADLNSRYHELLNRTYVEDKEILKWCPAPDCPNAVECAIKKKDLDRIVPTLVKRWLKKCADDSETANWISANTKECPKCNSTIEKNGGCNHMTCRKCKHEFCWMCMGLWSEHGTSWYNCNRFEEKSGTDARDAQAKSRISLERYLHYYNRYANHEQSAKLDKDIYHKTEKKMVQLQTASGMSWIEVQYLNQASQTLQTCRQTLKWTYAFAFYLARNNLTEIFEDNQKDLEMAVEALSEMFEKPVQELCDKKLKVDIMDKTSYCKKRRIILLEDTADNLANGRWTFNIVDDAAPVEREFDEDSDDDFFYNEPFPVDNVVRQWRLPW comes from the exons ATGGCTTTCCGCTTCGCCGCAAGAAGACTCGCCCTCACCCGCTCCGCCGTGCCGGCGCGTGCCTTCCACTCGACGCCCGCCGCCTTCGTCAAGGTTGGCGACGCCGTGCCCGAGGTCGACCTCGTCGAGAACTCGCCCGGTAATAAGGTCAACCTCGCCGAGGAGTTTGGCAAGGTCACCAATGGACTCATCATTGGCGTGCCCGCCGCCTTCTCCCCCGCGTGCTCCGCGAGCCACATCCCTTCGTACATCAACCACCCGAAGCTCAAGGAGGCCGGACCCGTCTTTGTCGTCTCCGTCAACGACCCCTTTGT CATGAAGGCCTGGGGTGACCAATTGGACCCCGCCGCCCAGACTGGA ATTCGATTCCTGGGAGACCCGTCTGGCGAGTTCACCAGAGCGTTCGACGTCGACTTTGACAGCAAGGCCATCTTCGGCAACGACCGCAGCAAGCGCTATACCCTCGTGATCGAGAACGGAAAGGTCAAGGAGGCCCACGTTGAGCCCGATAACATTGGTACCGCAG GTGACACTCTcgagggtggtggtggcgcTCAGGGCAGCTCT AGGCAAGGACCAAATT TCGGCACCATTCCTCCCACTACGCGGAAGAGAAAGGCCGCTGAGGCGACGATATCCTCCAACAACCAAGACACCGCGACAAAGAAGAGGATCGCCTCGGCTGCTGGACAGGACGCTCCCCCAACCCCCGTCACCACCGCGAGCAACGGCATGGGTTCAGAGGAGGACTTCATGTCGGCTCCCTCGAGCGACGACGAGATCATGCAGGATGACAGCGGCGAGGACATGTCTGGTCCCGATG ATTTCGATGAAGATGACTTCGAAGACGAGCCCGAGGACCTGGGCATGATCAAAGACTCCGACAACAAAAAGAAGGTGGCCTACGACATCTCATTCAAAGTCTACGAACCAAAGGATATTCAGCGTCAACAGGATGACATGATTGACGAGGTCAACATGATCCTGAACATCCGCAAGGAGGATGTCGCGATATTGCTGCGGCACTTTAGGTGGAACAAAGAACGTTTGATCGAGGACTATATGGACGCTCCCAACAAGGTCTTGGAGGCTGCAGGTCTTGGCTCGAACGTGGCTGGCCCGCCCAAGCTTGAAGCTATTCCGGGTTTCATGTGCGACATTTGCTGCGAAGACGAGGAGGGCCTCCAGACCTTCTCTCTTAAGTGCGGCCACCGATACTGCGTAGACTGCTACCGCCAATACTTGACTCAAAAGATTCGCGAAGAAGGCGAGGCGGCTCGTATCCAGTGTCCGGCCGAGGGCTGCGGCCGCATCATCGATTCAAAGTCCTTGGATCTGCTCGTTGCAGCCGATCTCAACTCCCGATACCACGAGCTGTTAAATCGGACGTACGTGGAGGACAAGGAGATCCTGAAGTGGTGCCCTGCACCCGACTGCCCAAATGCCGTGGAATGCGCCATTAAGAAGAAGGACTTGGACAGAATCGTTCCCACA CTTGTCAAGCGATGGCTGAAGAAATGCGCAGACGATTCGGAGACTGCAAATTGGATATCGGCCAATACCAAGGAGTGCCCCAAGTGCAACTCGACAATCGAGAAGAACGGCGGCTGCAACCACATGACATGCCGAAAGTGCAAGCATGAGTTCTGCTGGATGTGCATGGGCCTATGGTCGGAGCACGGCACGAGCTGGTACAACTGCAATCGTTTCGAGGAAAAGAGTGGTACAGATGCGCGTGATGCCCAGGCCAAGTCCCGCATATCGCTGGAACGCTACCTGCATTACTACAACCGATACGCCAATCACGAACAGTCTGCCAAGCTAGACAAAGACATTTACCATAAGACGGAGAAGAAGATGGTCCAGCTTCAGACAGCCTCGGGCATGTCTTGGATTGAGGTTCAATACCTGAACCAGGCCTCACAAACACTGCAAACTTGCCGGCAGACTCTTAAGTGGACCTACGCCTTCGCATTTTATTTGGCGCGCAACAACTTGACCGAGATTTTTGAAGATAACCAAAAGGACCTTGAGATGGCTGTCGAGGCCTTGTCAGAGATGTTTGAGAAGCCCGTCCAGGAGCTCTGTGACAAGAAGTTGAAAGTCGACATTATGGACAAGACTTCATACTGCAAGAAGCGAAGGATTATCTTGCTTGAAGACACTGCAGACAACCTGGCCAATG GACGTTGGACATTTAAC ATCGTGGATGATGCGGCCCCGGTGGAGCGCGAATTCGATGAAGACAGCGACGACGACTTCTTCTACAACGAGCCCTTCCCTGTCGACAATGTGGTGAGGCAGTGGCGGCTGCCGTGGTGA
- a CDS encoding phenylalanine ammonia-lyase, whose amino-acid sequence MLMGHLHLVSGQWKHLRQLLDSHSHVVVDGQTLSLSDVVAVSHYHASVSLTSDTNTINKVHESTALLRLKLRQGATIYGITTGFGGSADVRTSDHEELQRGLLQLLQVGILLPSDKGSDFYDESHLGTQAWREHALPTSIVRGMLLVRVNSLLRGHSGVRLEVLEAMLTLLDNHVTPIVPLRGSISASGDLIPLSYIAGVLEGNSDVYVAVGAQRPKFMTAKEALKMIGLEPVRFEAKEALGITNGTATSAAAACVAMHQAHQLATMSQFLTAMATEALRGRQSNYHPFISQCRPHLGQVEAASNILRFLSGSKLTRKGDDHAEGLVQDRYPLRTAPQWIGPLLEDLMLAQQQVQVEINSTTDNPLFDVETGTVHQGGNFQALAVTSAMEKVSSSMQLLGKLMFAQCTELLNAKLNDCLPPNLAADNPSKSFTTKGLDITMAAYMSELAHLSHPVSAHIQSAEMNNQSVNSLALIAARNALEMTEILCLMVATYIYALCQALDLQCLHLEFCNVARPAMLEVAQNCIGFPRAADGADDIAQRCGEILLQKWNGLANLDVEDRGQAAAREAKGGQLEVLAPYFESMRPEELIVAIKAMDAYTKQSAERISHEYCKTRLRFLENPSTGAYLGVASKAIYKYVRKTLGVPIHRGLQDYPTTSGTNGSPGEPGKKTIGTLTSEIYIALRNGSMHDLLMSTVSSLDSK is encoded by the coding sequence ATGTTGATGGGTCATCTCCATCTTGTGTCCGGTCAATGGAAACATCTCCGGCAGCTGCTCGACTCGCATTCCCATGTCGTTGTAGACGGCCAGACTTTATCACTTTCCGACGTGGTGGCCGTCAGCCATTATCACGCCTCGGTCTCTTTAACATCGGATACCAACACCATCAACAAGGTCCATGAAAGCACCGCCCTGTTGCGCTTGAAGCTTCGCCAAGGAGCCACAATCTACGGCATCACAACAGGATTTGGCGGAAGTGCCGACGTGCGCACCTCTGACCATGAAGAACTGCAGAGAGGACTACTGCAGCTCCTCCAAGTCGGTATCCTTCTACCTTCCGACAAAGGATCAGATTTCTATGACGAAAGTCATCTTGGAACGCAAGCCTGGAGAGAGCATGCCCTTCCTACCTCCATTGTCAGAGGAATGCTCCTCGTCCGGGTCAACTCTCTGCTGCGTGGCCATTCTGGTGTCCGTCTCGAAGTTCTAGAAGCTATGTTGACCCTGCTGGACAATCATGTCACTCCTATAGTCCCGCTGCGTGGCAGCATCTCAGCTTCTGGGGACTTGATACCTCTATCTTACATTGCTGGCGTTTTGGAGGGCAACTCGGACGTCTACGTTGCTGTCGGCGCGCAAAGACCAAAGTTCATGACTGCGAAAGAAGCCTTGAAAATGATCGGCCTCGAGCCGGTGCGGTTCGAAGCCAAGGAAGCCCTGGGTATCACAAATGGTACTGCTACGAGCGCCGCAGCGGCCTGTGTCGCCATGCACCAAGCTCATCAACTCGCCACGATGTCGCAGTTCCTTACCGCCATGGCAACCGAGGCGCTTCGAGGCCGGCAGTCGAATTACCACCCGTTCATATCCCAGTGCCGACCGCATCTGGGACAGGTGGAGGCTGCGTCCAACATACTACGTTTCCTTTCCGGGTCCAAGTTGACCAGAAAGGGAGACGACCATGCCGAAGGCCTCGTACAAGATCGATATCCTCTTCGGACCGCTCCCCAATGGATCGGTCCCTTGCTTGAGGACTTGATGCTAGCTCAACAGCAAGTACAAGTTGAGATCAACAGCACCACGGATAACCCCCTCTTTGACGTCGAAACCGGAACCGTACATCAAGGAGGTAACTTCCAAGCGCTGGCTGTCACTTCCGCCATGGAAAAGGTCTCGTCCTCCATGCAGCTGTTGGGTAAACTCATGTTCGCCCAATGCACAGAGCTTCTCAACGCCAAGCTCAACGATTGCCTGCCGCCCAACCTCGCCGCCGACAACCCGAGCAAGTCTTTCACTACCAAGGGGTTGGACATCACCATGGCAGCGTACATGTCTGAGCTGGCCCACCTATCCCACCCTGTGTCCGCGCATATCCAGAGCGCCGAGATGAACAACCAGTCGGTCAACTCGCTCGCGTTGATCGCTGCCAGGAACGCGTTGGAGATGACCGAGATCTTGTGCCTCATGGTGGCAACGTACATATACGCCCTCTGTCAGGCTCTCGACCTGCAATGTCTCCATCTCGAATTTTGCAACGTAGCGAGGCCCGCGATGCTAGAAGTTGCTCAGAACTGTATCGGGTTTCCCAGAGCCGCCGATGGAGCGGACGACATTGCCCAGCGCTGTGGCGAGATCCTGCTCCAGAAGTGGAACGGCCTGGCCAACCTCGACGTGGAAGATCGAGGCCAAGCTGCTGCACGAGAAGCGAAGGGTGGACAGCTCGAGGTCTTGGCCCCGTACTTCGAGAGTATGCGGCCTGAGGAGTTGATCGTTGCCATCAAGGCCATGGACGCTTATACCAAGCAGTCCGCCGAAAGAATCAGCCATGAGTATTGCAAGACACGCTTACGGTTTCTGGAGAACCCGAGCACAGGCGCATATCTCGGGGTTGCTTCAAAGGCAATCTACAAGTATGTAAGGAAAACTCTGGGTGTCCCGATCCATCGCGGTTTACAAGACTATCCAACAACGTCGGGGACCAACGGAAGCCCCGGTGAACCGGGGAAGAAGACCATCGGCACCTTGACCAGCGAGATCTACATTGCGTTGCGCAATGGGTCAATGCACGACTTGTTGATGTCGACAGTTTCTAGTTTAGACTCTAAGTAG
- a CDS encoding methyltransferase domain-containing protein: MATSSQYAERTYHDTSSPYVLPNDTPEQARLDEQALAIQSMLGGKPFLFDVRLLPSKSKILDIGCGTGVATTQLARQCPSSRAYGIDLSAVPDHVKASAPTNVTFLKGNIMEDLSEQGLQEQNLDYVFGRMLFLAIDDWKEYFSRVHHLLKPGAIVEHQDCSWEYYRQGTQTKLSGNWSWHQAVLEESQAMGLDILVGDHVGDHMRAAGLEVLLTRSFEFSMVPSEKNIPSAAVGCYAQRTLLKAFPDLLRKILTKRDLYSDEDVSKLTKECLETSSAEEGIFVKYTVTIGRKLAQ, encoded by the exons ATGGCAACATCATCGCAGTACGCCGAACGCACGTATCATGACACTTCTTCTCCATACGTTTTGCCCAATGA TACTCCCGAGCAAGCTCGTCTTGATGAGCAGGCCCTTGCCATTCAGTCTATGCTGGGTGGGAAGCCTTTTCTCTTCGACGTGAGACTTCTCCCGAGCAAGTCGAAAATCCTCGACATCGGCTGTGGAACTGGGGTAGCCACAACCCAGCTAGCAAGACAATGTCCCTCTTCTCGGGCGTACGGGATTGATCTATCTGCCGTCCCCGACCATGTCAAAGCCTCAGCTCCGACCAATGTCACCTTTTTGAAAGGCAACATCATGGAAGATCTGTCAGAGCAGGGACTCCAGGAGCAAAACTTGGACTACGTGTTCGGACGTATGCTGTTCCTCGCGATCGACGACTGGAAAGAGTACTTTTCACGCGTCCACCACCTCTTGAAGCCCGGTGCCATCGTCGAGCATCAGGACTGCTCCTGGGAGTACTATCGCCAAGGTACACAGACAAAGCTCAGCGGAAATTGGTCCTGGCACCAAGCAGTTCTAGAGGAGTCGCAGGCTATGGGACTGGATATTCTAGTTGGTGATCATGTCGGGGATCACATGAGAGCCGCCGGGCTCGAAGTGCTTCTTACGCGATCGTTTGAGTTCTCGATGGTGCCGTCTGAGAAGAATATTCCCAGCGCAGCAGTCGGTTGTTATGCGCAACGAACTCTTCTCAAGGCATTCCCAGATCTTCTCAGAAAGATTTTGACAAAGCGGGACTTATACTCTGACGAAGATGTTTCGAAATTGACAAAGGAGTGCCTTGAGACGTCATCGGCGGAGGAAGGAATTTTTGTCAAGTACACAGTCACCATTGGGAGGAAGCTAGCTCAGTAG
- a CDS encoding scytalone dehydratase, whose amino-acid sequence MASSANITFDDYLGLNACLYEWADSYDTKDWNRLRKCIAPTLRIDYPFLNKIWEAMPAEDYVAMMSSKPMLGNPLLKTQHLVGASRWEKISETEVVGYHQLRVPHQKYTDETFKQVAVKGHGHSSNKHWYKKVDGVWKFAGLSPKMLLTEYDFAAVAAEGRDSLLAGIVKDV is encoded by the exons ATGGCATCTTCTGCTAACATTACTTTCGACG ACTACCTCGGGTTGAATGCATGCCTCTACGAGTGGGCAGACAGCTACGACACAAAAGACTGGAATCGCCTTCGCAAGTGCATCGCCCCTACCCTCCGC ATCGATTACCCCTTCCTCAACAAGATCTGGGAAGCCATGCCCGCAGAAGACTACGTAGCCATGATGAGTAGCAAACCCATGCTTGGCAACCCCCTGCTCAAGACGCAACATCTCGTTGGCGCCAGCCGCTGGGAAAAGATCTCGGAGACCGAGGTTGTGGGCTATCACCAGCTCCGTGTGCCGCATCAAAAGTACACTGACGAGACTTTTAAGCAAGTCGCCGTCAAAGGTCATGGGCATAGCAGCAATAAGCATTGGTACAAAAAGGTTGACGGCGTGTGGAAGTTTGCGGGGTTGAGTCCCAAGATGCTCCTGACCGAGTATGATTTTGCGGCTGTGGCTGCCGAAGGTCGTGACTCGCTTTTGGCTGGGATAGTGAAGGATGTATGA
- a CDS encoding SCP-like extracellular protein produces the protein MRFSAVAVAALATQAAAWRGQGPPSGSYWGWGNPGVEASKAADDCSGAEVTSTSTITLPAATAPPAATSAAPVVTPSAAAPVEEAVSTTSSAAPAATTAASSGTSGLTSDQQAALDAHNAARSDVGVPALEWDATLAANAQEWATHLISVGSLTHSQVSDQGENLYMQSNTDSPYINAANAWIAEKSSYNGETISESNYMGFGHYTQIVWKSTTKVGLAVATNSQGTYVVARYSPPGNYIGEKPY, from the exons ATGCGTTTCTCCGCTGTCGCCGTTGCCGCTCTCGCCACCCAGGCCGCCGCCTGGAGAGGCCAAGGCCCCCCGTCCGGCTCCTACTGGGGCTGGGGTAACCCCGGCGTCGAGGCCAGCAAGGCCGCCGACGACTGCTCCGGCGCCGAGGTGACCTCCACCTCCACCATCACTCTCCCCGCCGCGACCGCCCCTCCCGCCGCCACCTCCGCTGCCCCGGTCGTGACcccctccgccgccgcccccgTCGAGGAGGCCGTCAGCACCACCTCCTCCGCTGCCCCGGCCGCCACCACCGCTGCCTCCAGCGGCACCTCCGGCCTCACCTCGGACCAGCAGGCCGCCCTCGATGCCCACAACGCCGCCCGCTCCGACGTCGGCGTCCCGGCCCTCGAGTGGGATGCCACCCTCGCCGCCAACGCCCAGGAGTGGGCCACCCACCTTATCTCCGTCGGCTCCCTGACCCACTCCCAGGTCTCTGACCAGGGCGAGAACCTGTACATGCAGTCCAACACCGACAGCCCCTACATCAACGCCGCCAACGCCTGGATCGCCGAGAAGTCTTCCTACAACGGCGAGACCATCTCCGAGTCCAACTACATGGGCTTCGGTCACTACACTCAGATCGTCTGGAAGAGCACCACCAAGGTCGGTCTGGCTGTTGCCACCAACTCCCAGGGCACCTACGTCGTCGCCCGCTACTCGCCCCCTGGCAACTA CATCGGCGAGAAGCCCTACTAA